CTATTCCGGTAAAGCCGGCTGTCGATCATCCTTGGAGAAAATTTCAATATTCTAAAAATTAACAAAATTGTCCAAAGCGGACATTTTTATTTCCCGCAAAAGCGGACATTTCTATTTCCTCTTTACAATAATCGATAAGGTGTTGACAGGAAAAAGGATAGATAGTATATTGATATTATGTACAACTGAAGAGATTTTTTGAAAAATAGAGGTAAATATTTGAGTTTCAGGAATTAGGATAGATTAGCAGGAAACTCCTCTATTTTTGTGTTGTTTAATCCCACAAATTACGAATCGATACGAATATACGAATATTTATAATTTGTGTATCTATATCGATTTATAATCAAGTAGACAATTTATGTCAGACAAAGAGTTAATAAAGATGGAGGGAGTGATTGAAGAATCGCTACCCAACACCACCTTTAAGGTTAAGTTGGAAAATGGCCATGAAGTGCTGGCTCATATTTCCGGTCGGATGCGAGTAAATTACATCAGACTCCTTCCAGGAGACAAAGTTATTTTGGAAATGAGTCCCTATGATTTGTCTAAAGGAAGAATAACAAAGAGAATTTAAATCTCTAAACAGTCGCTAAATTAATCGCTAAAAATCCCGAAATTTTTTCGTGATAATTCGAGAAATATTTCGTGTTTGTTTAGTGATTATATCATCAATGAAAGTAAGAGCATCAATCAAGAAAATTTGCAATAAATGCAAGATTGTAAAACGCAGAGGAAAGCTGTATGTTCTTTGCATTACTCCGAAACACAAGCAAAGGCAAGGCTAGATAATTTAAATCACAAAACAATCTCGAAAAAAATCACGAAAAGTCACGAAAAATAAAATATAAAATTTCGTGAGGTTTCGGGAAATAATTAGTGAAAGTTTAGAGACAAAATCATTATGGCACGTATTGCAGGGGTGAATATCCCAGATGAAAAAAGAA
This Parcubacteria group bacterium DNA region includes the following protein-coding sequences:
- the infA gene encoding translation initiation factor IF-1 → MSDKELIKMEGVIEESLPNTTFKVKLENGHEVLAHISGRMRVNYIRLLPGDKVILEMSPYDLSKGRITKRI
- the rpmJ gene encoding 50S ribosomal protein L36, with amino-acid sequence MKVRASIKKICNKCKIVKRRGKLYVLCITPKHKQRQG